One Molothrus aeneus isolate 106 chromosome 6, BPBGC_Maene_1.0, whole genome shotgun sequence genomic window carries:
- the CHST14 gene encoding carbohydrate sulfotransferase 14: protein MLMFGVILASSGLLLMIERGILAQVGPPPLHPPAGPSRRDGRDSAAELELEVLRDTRNRTIRALCGQPSMPRSVWELPPGQRRTVLRHLLVSDKYRFLYCYVPKVACSNWKRVLKVLDGALESVNVQGKMDHQSDLVFLGDMKPEEISYRLKHYYKFIFVRNPMERLLSAYRNKFGEIKEYQQKYGVEIVRRYRKNGGNSAGDDVSFSEFLQYLLDEDVERMNEHWMPIYNLCQPCAVRYDFIGSYERLHADANHVLEHVQSPSFVRFPERQAWYKPVTAETLHYYLCNTPRRLIRELLPKYILDFFLFAYPLPNITSEFCRH from the coding sequence ATCCTGGCCTCCAGCGGGCTCCTCCTCATGATCGAGCGCGGCATCCTCGCCCAGGTCGGGCCGCCGCCGCTGCACCCGCCCGCGGGGCCGTCGCGGCGGGACGGGCGGGACTCGGCGgcggagctggagctggaggtgctgcgGGACACGCGGAACCGCACGATCCGCGCCCTGTGCGGGCAGCCCTCCATGCCCCGCAGCGTCTGGGAGCTGCCGCCCGGGCAGCGCCGCACGGTGCTCCGGCACCTCCTGGTCAGCGACAAGTACCGCTTCCTCTACTGCTACGTGCCCAAGGTGGCCTGCTCCAACTGGAAGCGCGTCCTCAAGGTGCTGGACGGGGCTCTGGAGAGCGTGAACGTGCAGGGGAAGATGGACCACCAGAGCGACCTGGTGTTCCTGGGCGACATGAAGCCGGAGGAGATCAGCTACCGCCTGAAGCACTACTACAAGTTCATCTTCGTGCGGAACCCGATGGAGAGGCTGCTCTCGGCCTACCGCAACAAATTCGGGGAGATCAAGGAGTACCAGCAGAAGTACGGCGTGGAGATCGTCCGGCGCTACCGGAAGAACGGGGGGAACTCGGCCGGCGACGACGTGTCCTTCTCCGAGTTCCTGCAGTACCTGCTGGACGAGGACGTGGAGCGCATGAACGAGCACTGGATGCCCATCTACaacctgtgccagccctgcgcTGTCAGGTACGACTTCATTGGCTCCTACGAGCGGCTGCACGCCGACGCCAACCACGTGCTGGAGCACGTCCAGTCGCCCTCCTTCGTCCGCTTCCCGGAGCGCCAGGCCTGGTACAAGCCCGTCACGGCCGAGACGCTGCACTATTACCTGTGCAACACCCCGCGCCGCCTGATCAGAGAGCTCCTCCCCAAATACATCCTGGACTTCTTCCTCTTCGCCTACCCCCTGCCCAACATCACCAGCGAGTTCTGCAGGCACTGA